In Pyricularia oryzae 70-15 chromosome 2, whole genome shotgun sequence, one genomic interval encodes:
- a CDS encoding transmembrane emp24 domain-containing protein 9 yields the protein MRPFLPLLTLSTVAQALYFYIDGHAPKCFYEELPKDTLVVGHYSAEEYDDHRKAWWKHDGISIYISVDETFDNDHRVVSQKGSSSGRFTFTAAESGEHKLCFTPSSNSGNTGWLSTGNQNGGIRLTLDLAIGETSALESSDKDKLEDIATRVKDLNMRLQDIRREQVFQREREAEFRDQSESTNARVVRWMLIQLTVLGITCAWQLSHLRSFFIKQKLT from the exons ATGAGGCCATTCCTGCCATTGCTCACTCTGAGCACCGTCGCGCAAGCTCTGTACTTTTACATTGACGGCCATGCTCCCAAGTGTTTCTACGAGGAGCTCCCCAAGGACACATTGGTGGTGGGCCACTACAGCGCCGAGGAGTACGACGACCACCGGAAGGCATGGTGGAAGCACGACGGAATTAGCATTTACATCTCGGTAGAC GAAACCTTCGACAACGACCACCGCGTCGTCTCGCAaaagggcagcagcagcggtcgTTTCACTTTTACCGCCGCCGAGTCGGGAGAGCACAAGCTCTGCTTTACGCCCTCGTCCAACAGCGGCAACACAGGCTGGCTGTCCACCGGCAACCAGAACGGCGGCATCCGCCTGACGCTCGACCTGGCCATCGGAGAGACCTCGGCCCTCGAGAGCAGCGACAAGGACAAGCTCGAGGACATTGCTACCCGCGTCAAGGATCTCAACATGCGTCTGCAGGACATCCGCAGAGAGCAGGTCTTCCAGAGA GAACGTGAGGCAGAGTTCCGTGATCAGTCAGAGTCCACGAATGCTCGCGTCGTGCGGTGGATGCTCATCCAGCTTACTGTGCTCGGAATTACTTGCGCATGGCAGCTGTCACATCTGCGATCCTTCTTCATCAAGCAAAAGCTCACATAG
- a CDS encoding AP-3 adaptor complex subunit mu — protein MTGTAVIEALHIYDERHKSILSHTYTGRPLSATHLLPLYLDSHPEPRPSLIYLPNTNPATLVFSLTHANVLLLATASREVEPLLALEFLHRVVDAFEEFLGAPLTAQRIEAAYDVAAQLLTEMCDAGIVATTEPNALRDLVEVEGLLGKLLGGLTLPGGVGSGAGGGLGSGSGSPAISALGQFPNSSVGGGRGGPAATSALPWRRANVRHTSNEMYADLVETLSVTLAPSGRPLAAFAHGTIAFTCKVSGVPDILMSLTAPSGRHNLASIMDLPVFHPCVRLARWRDRPGELSFVPPDGRFILASYEVDLLPFSSGKSGSIAANNLKLPVSIEVKTGLGPTESDFEVRAYVNKVFGASGTGGGSELSGSGGSGLGRGGSGSMGGGPGGRAFGGPQPGTAAAPLLEDLKITVPLPAEVRNIPELRPTKGDATYSPGDRVVEWVIPNKALSTGATYFSLRCTVVGEQTAEEEEAAVAAGYQDPMGFGFREYAYEDSTQKSKKADGKAKEDEGSDAKTAQNKLLMPSSASISFSVKGWLPSGVKVESITIDPKRSQGLTASPYKGVKYLTVSKGGIELRC, from the exons ATGACGGGGACCGCCGTCATAGAAGCGCTGCACATATACGACGAGCGTCA CAAATCTATTTTATCTCACACATACACCGGTCGGCCTCTCTCCGCCACACACCTACTACCTCTCTACCTCGACTCCCACCCGGAGCCACGACCAAGCTTGATCTACTTGCCTAACACGAACCCAGCGACACTCGTATTCTCCCTCACGCATGCCAATGTCTTGCTACTGGCAActgcatcccgggaggtagAGCCGCTACTTGCGCTAGAGTTCCTACACCGTGTCGTGGATGCCTTTGAAGAGTTTCTGGGCGCGCCTCTGACGGCCCAGCGCATCGAAGCCGCCTACGATGTGGCCGCCCAGTTGCTTACCGAAATGTGCGATGCCGGAATCGTGGCCACCACCGAGCCCAATGCCCTGCGGGATCTTGTCGAGGTCGAGGGTCTACTAGGCAAGCTTCTTGGGGGTTTGACCCTTCCTGGCGGTGTCGGTTCAGGTGCAGGTGGTGGGCTGGGCTCCGGATCCGGATCGCCGGCAATTTCAGCCCTAGGACAATTCCCAAACTCATCAGTCGGAGGGGGCAGAGGAGGCCCTGCTGCAACCTCAGCACTGCCATGGAGGCGGGCGAATGTCAGGCACACAAGCAACGAGATGTATGCCGATCTTGTCGAGACGCTGTCGGTGACCCTGGCACCCTCTGGAAGGCCGTTGGCGGCGTTCGCTCATGGCACGATTGCATTCACCTGCAAAGTGTCTGGTGTTCCTGATATTCTCATGTCTTTGACGGCTCCATCGGGACGCCACAACTTGGCATCTATTATGGACCTACCAGTTTTTCATCCCTGCGTCCGTCTTGCCCGTTGGAGAGATAGGCCCGGGGAGCTCAGTTTTGTGCCACCTGATGGGCGCTTTATTCTTGCTAGTTACGAGGTTGACCTGCTGCCTTTTTCGAGCGGCAAGAGTGGCTCGATTGCTGCTAACAATTTGAAGCTGCCGGTCAGTATCGAGGTCAAGACCGGACTGGGCCCGACCGAGTCTGATTTTGAGGTCCGAGCCTACGTCAACAAGGTGTTTGGTGCATCCGGGACGGGCGGTGGGAGTGAGCTGTCTGGGTCTGGAGGCAGTGGCCTTGGGAGGGGCGGGAGTGGAAGCATGGGAGGCGGCCCCGGAGGTAGGGCTTTTGGAGGCCCGCAACCTGGGACTGCCGCTGCCCCGCTCCTCGAAGACTTGAAGATCACAGTACCTCTACCAGCAGAAGTGCGAAATATTCCTGAACTCCGACCAACCAAGGGTGATGCTacgtatagcccgggtgaCCGAGTTGTCGAGTGGGTCATACCCAACAAGGCTCTGTCTACAGGTGCTACATACTTCAGTCTACGTTGTACGGTCGTTGGCGAGCAAACGgccgaggaagaggaggcgGCTGTTGCGGCAGGGTACCAGGATCCAATGGGATTTGGATTTAGGGAGTACGCTTACGAGGACTCGACACAAAAATCGAAGAAGGCAGACGGCAAAGCGAAGGAGGATGAGGGAAGCGATGCTAAAACGGCTCAGAACAAGCTCTTGATGCCCAGCTCTGCGTCTATCAGCTTCTCGGTGAAAGGTTGGCTACCTAGCGGTGTCAAGGTCGAGAGCATAACGATCGATCCAAAAAGGAGCCAAGGCTTGACAGCTTCACCGTACAAAGGGGTCAAGTACCTCACCGTTAGCAAAGGGGGCATCGAGCTGAGGTGTTGA
- a CDS encoding CK1/CK1/CK1-G protein kinase: MASSSSNVVGVHYRVGKKIGEGSFGVIFEGTNLLNNQQVAIKFEPRKSDAPQLRDEYRTYKILVGCPGIPNVYYFGQEGLHNILVIDLLGPSLEDLFDHCNRRFTIKTVVMVAKQMLSRVQTIHEKNLIYRDIKPDNFLIGRPGTKTANVIHVVDFGMAKQYRDPKSKQHIPYRERKSLSGTARYMSINTHLGREQSRRDDLEALGHVFMYFLRGGLPWQGLKAATNKQKYEKIGEKKQTTAIKELCEGFPIQFEKYLTYVRNLGFEDTPDYDYLRELFTQALKESGGVEDGEYDWMKVSKDKKNDWDRQAMHNPSQRPGASNMELHGASRGAHASDLRDPRARLTVDRLNAAQPPPPSPIKANQGKDRRNAPGAIMASRGTAGGLRDMATPTGSTQAQFQNSTQNLPQRPMHQQSNMTQPQLNNGRPAEPEPTGFQKFMKVLCCG, from the exons ATGGCCTCATCCTCATCAAACGTCGTCGGTGTGCACTACAGGGTTGGGAAAAAGATTGGAGAGGGGTCTTTTGGCGTTATCTTCGAAGGGACGAACCTACTCAACAACCAGCAGGTGGCAATCAAGTTC GAGCCCAGGAAGAGCGATGCTCCCCAACTGCGAGACGAATACCGAACCTACAAGATTCTTGTAGGATGCC CGGGAATTCCCAATGTTTACTACTTTGGACAGGAGGGTCTGCACAACATTCTTGTGATTGACCTTCTGGGTCCGTCGTTGGAGGATCTGTTCGACCACTGTAACCGCAGGTTCACCATCAAGACAGTGGTGATGGTTGCCAAGCAAATG CTTTCTCGGGTCCAGACGATTCACGAAAAGAATCTTATTTACCGCGACATTAAACCCGACAACTTCCTGATTGGCAGGCCGGGCACCAAGACGGCAAACGTTATTCACGTCGTCGATTTCGGTATGGCCAAGCAATACAGAGACCCGAAGTCGAAGCAGCACATCCCGTACAGGGAGAGGAAATCCTTGTCAGGAACCGCGAGGTACATGAGTATCAACACTCACTTGGGTCGTGAGCAGTCCCGCCGTGATGATCTCGAGGCCCTGGGCCACGTCTTCATGTACTTTCTTCGTGGAGGCCTGCCATGGCAAGGCCTGAAGGCTGCTACCAACAAGCAGAAGTACGAGAAGATTGGAGAGAAGAAGCAGACCACCGCGATCAAGGAGCTTTGCGAAGGCTTCCCCATTCAGTTCGAGAAGTACCTGACATACGTCCGCAACCTCGGTTTCGAAGACACTCCCGACTACGACTACCTGCGCGAACTGTTCACCCAGGCACTGAAGGAATCAGGCGGCGTCGAAGATGGCGAGTACGACTGGATGAAGGTcagcaaggacaagaagaacgACTGGGACAGGCAGGCGATGCACAACCCCAGCCAACGCCCCGGCGCCTCAAACATGGAGCTTCACGGTGCCTCGCGGGGGGCCCATGCATCCGACCTCCGGGATCCTCGAGCACGCCTTACAGTCGACCGTTTAAACGCCGCACAACCTCCGCCTCCTTCACCGATCAAGGCGAATCAAGGGAAAGATCGGCGAAACGCGCCCGGCGCAATTATGGCGTCGAGGGGGACCGCAGGGGGCCTGAGAGACATGGCGACCCCGACAGGATCGACTCAGGCGCAGTTCCAGAACAGCACTCAGAACCTGCCTCAAAGGCCAATGCACCAGCAGAGCAACATGACCCAGCCACAACTGAATAACGGCAGGCCTGCCGAACCAGAGCCAACCGGCTTCCAGAAGTTCATGAAGGTTCTTTGCTGCGGTTAA
- a CDS encoding SWR1-complex protein 4 produces MTSLDVRDVLNLPQDGSAPRPSKKARQSAPRTNLKGLAREVQSLGGDNPIAIVPETSVFKKRRQASRKPAARWELRQFRNSARDDPSLILRHWCRKQDVTGGVNGDAPMEGTGQPPPPKDDIEDSAFAKFNVKVDVPQYNDDQYKSRLQSAEWTKEETDYLLELVRDFDLRWPLIWDRYDYKPAQADGDATNGNSSAVVSLASTRSMEDLKARYYEVAAKMMAVQKPAQYMTNDEFQLYETMLKFDPVQETQRKKFAANCLTRTKEEAREEESLLLEVKRILARQERFNEERRELYNRLDYPPTSDTTDISSFKTSQGLSNLIQNIVTADKTKKRKSLMAPESAGGAAAAAATTAAPASAGAASNAQPASATTESRRESTAATPAGNHRDSISAVEKPTPVEAPTKGSKKGSAQTERRKLNEHEEQVYGVSFHDRLSSGPTFRNEKVNKLFSHKSMQQQQRITNVLNELDIPARLVMPTAAVTSQFEQLVQTVTQLVDLRKQIDKLDGEIKVEQARKTEREKAQGAAASQTDGAADAAKAPTEGGDKTATAPAKADGEKPLSSKADNAAGGEANGDKSTVAASAEAELYMNGEKKSAENGQATEEEVSAIKDEEVADKDKTTGTRPGSRGSRPGSRNKRSASVLSAGSDKGKRQKR; encoded by the coding sequence ATGACTTCACTCGACGTCCGCGACGTACTTAACCTACCACAGGATGGAAGCGCACCACGACCATCCAAAAAAGCCAGACAATCAGCCCCGCGCACGAACCTGAAGGGCCTGGCTAGAGAGGTCCAGAGCCTGGGCGGCGACAACCCCATAGCTATCGTCCCCGAAACCTCTGTTTTCAAGAAGCGGCGACAGGCGAGCCGGAAGCCCGCTGCACGATGGGAGCTGCGACAGTTTAGGAATTCTGCGAGGGACGACCCCAGCCTGATCTTGCGGCACTGGTGTAGGAAGCAGGATGTCACCGGCGGCGTTAATGGCGATGCGCCGATGGAAGGCACTGGGCAACCGCCACCCCCTAAAGATGACATCGAGGACTCTGCGTTCGCCAAATTTAACGTGAAGGTTGACGTTCCACAGTACAACGACGATCAATATAAGTCGAGGTTGCAGAGCGCCGAATGGACCAAGGAAGAGACGGACTACCTGTTGGAGCTCGTTAGGGACTTCGACTTGAGGTGGCCCTTGATATGGGACCGATACGACTACAAACCTGCCCAGGCCGACGGAGATGCGACGAATGGAAACAGCTCCGCGGTTGTGTCCTTGGCATCGACGCGTTCGATGGAGGACCTAAAGGCGCGGTACTACGAAGTTGCTGCCAAGATGATGGCAGTTCAGAAGCCGGCACAATACATGACGAACGACGAGTTCCAACTATACGAAACTATGCTAAAATTCGACCCGGTTCAGGAGACGCAAAGGAAGAAGTTCGCCGCCAACTGTCTTACGAGGACAAAGGAGGAGGCCCGAGAAGAGGAGTCATTGCTGCTCGAGGTCAAGCGCATCCTGGCCAGGCAAGAGCGATTCAATGAGGAGCGCAGGGAGTTGTACAACAGACTGGACTATCCGCCAACCTCGGATACCACCGACATAAGCAGTTTCAAGACCAGCCAAGGATTAAGCAATTTGATTCAGAATATCGTGACTGCGGACAAGACCAAGAAGCGCAAGTCTCTCATGGCTCCAGAGAGTGCAGGCggtgctgcggctgcggctgcAACCACCGCCGCTCCTGCTTCTGCAGGCGCGGCTTCGAATGCACAGCCCGCAAGTGCCACAACAGAAAGCCGGCGCGAGAGCACTGCGGCAACCCCCGCAGGGAATCACAGGGATTCTATTTCTGCCGTCGAGAAACCCACTCCCGTCGAGGCGCCTACGAAGGGGAGCAAGAAGGGCTCGGCCCAAACAGAGAGGCGCAAGCTCAACGAGCACGAGGAGCAAGTCTACGGTGTTTCATTCCACGACCGACTCAGCTCTGGGCCGACCTTCCGCAACGAGAAGGTCAACAAACTCTTCTCTCACAAGAGcatgcaacagcagcagcgtaTTACGAACGTGCTCAACGAGCTCGACATACCGGCGCGCCTCGTCATGCCGACCGCTGCCGTCACTTCACAGTTCGAGCAGTTGGTACAGACTGTCACACAGCTCGTCGACCTGCGGAAACAGATCGACAAGCTGGATGGTGAGATCAAGGTCGAGCAGGCACGCAAAACGGAAAGAGAAAAGGCGCAGGGTGCCGCCGCAAGCCAAACGGACGGTGCTGCCGATGCTGCCAAGGCTCCAACAGAGGGCGGCGACAAGACAGCCACTGCCCCTGCAAAAGCCGACGGCGAGAAACCACTCTCTAGTAAAGCCGACAATGCTGCCGGTGGCGAGGCGAATGGGGACAAGTCCACAGTGGCTGCGAGCGCCGAAGCAGAACTGTACATGAATGGTGAAAAGAAGAGTGCCGAAAATGGACAGGCGACTGAGGAGGAAGTATCGGCGATAAAGGACGAAGAAGTTGCCGATAAAGATAAAACAACAGGCACGCGGCCTGGGTCAAGAGGCTCAAGGCCAGGAAGTCGAAACAAGCGCAGTGCGAGTGTGCTGTCTGCGGGTAGTGACAAGGGCAAGAGACAGAAACGTTGA
- a CDS encoding fungal specific transcription factor domain-containing protein, with product MTSSSTPLSDYTTVFRAKTTDSGTVEATTSAPALDPSRRRIRRRNRPAVACEPCRLRKKKCDRQHPCLGCVGRGDTCYYAAAPALGATGGGVGGSGGGGSTIAGPRGGGSISKGHGGAGSGGGSSRYEAQVRLQRLEDMVSELMGRAQGAGSSSSSGETPETAQSSSITSGPSPASSASPASGRAGELHPQNLSGVVDMAPRPGEHLGGNQEGSTATPFIGATHWSAFLQQIRDLQGYLEHEMAEDAAPPPARTSRTPSPRPSSSGGRLETDFLLERRGARVSIDEIVDALPPRTECDKLLAAYFCNDFLRAPMLHSVQFQRMYVAFWERPEAASVLWVSMLFSVLYMSSGVELARRASRGRDEGAVFQPKDMEAWPEVVKLGALRDMAARCLVSGDYLKGPEYAVEALALCSFMRLYSIDGETDPMLWAGVGTAIRLAQHLGYHRDPRHLSSTAAVGGRGQERPALSVFAGEMRRRTWYVLEAFDFLLSFRYGVPTVIHGDDTDTDGPTNLIDTDFDEHTTVLPAERPSTDPTNMLYICYKSKSIRLARRLVRHTIRQQQQQHQEQQDIASSPSYQQTMALDAELRAHLTNMPPSLRLILPICEHAPLTDTPPRIIHRVAADLMYHKSVCVLHRAYLTCGGGGGRLPDPSVEYSRTACRASALRILKVQAEIEREMRPGGRLHGEDYLLGGVVKHDFLLAATIMCLDLVESSSCGSTSLDDQLEKLEVLEMTYGFWYSRRHSSRDTTYAVKVLGAIIAKVKRTNKELAGSTARQWRQQQQQQQQQQPPQPQPQQQDSQWLATITSSLSPPVPSSGQAGLVAAAPETFHIQDSMYDLPLDDDFLAINAEDIDWDMIDSFLLDRQSTLDPRQESQDWLAFGPI from the exons ATGACAAGCTCATCGACGCCGCTTTCCGACTACACCACGGTCTTTCGCGCCAAGACCACGGACAGCGGCACAGTCGAGGCGACTACATCAGCGCCGGCGCTAGACCCTTCACGCCGTCGCATCAGGAGAAGGAACCGGCCGGCCGTGGCCTGCGAACCCTGCCGGCTTCGCAAAAAGAAGTGCGACAGGCAGCACCCGTGCCTGGGCTGCGTTGGACGCGGAGACACGTGCTACTATGCCGCGGCCCCAGCCTTGGGCGCgacgggcggcggcgtcggtggtagtggtggtggtggttccACGATCGCAGGGCCCAGGGGCGGAGGCTCGATTTCCAAAGGCCATGGTGGCGCCGGAAGCGGAGGTGGATCCAGTAGATACGAGGCGCAGGTCCGGCTGCAGAGATTAGAGGACATGGTCAGTGAGCTGATGGGTCGTGCGCAGGGGgcaggcagcagcagcagcagcggcgagaCTCCCGAGACGGCGCAGAGCAGCAGTATCACGTCCGGCCCCTCACCcgcctcgtcggcctcgCCCGCGTCGGGCCGTGCCGGCGAACTACACCCACAAAACCTCTCGGGCGTCGTCGACATGGCGCCTCGGCCGGGTGAGCACCTGGGAGGCAACCAGGAGGGGTCGACGGCGACGCCGTTTATCGGCGCCACGCACTGGTCCGCGTTCTTGCAACAGATTCGCGACCTGCAGGGCTACCTCGAGCACGAGATGGCCGAAGACGCCGCCCCACCGCCCGCGCGAACATCCCGGACCCCGTCGCCAcgaccgtcgtcgtcgggtgGCCGGCTCGAAACCGACTTTTTGCTCGAGAGGAGGGGCGCCCGCGTGTCGATCGACGAGATCGTGGATGCGCTCCCGCCGCGGACCGAGTGCGACAAACTGCTGGCGGCCTACTTTTGCAACGACTTTCTGCGCGCGCCCATGCTGCACTCGGTGCAGTTCCAGCGCATGTACGTCGCATTTTGGGAGAGGCCCGAGGCCGCGAGCGTGCTCTGGGTCAGCATGCTGTTCTCGGTGCTGTACATGTCCTCGGGGGTGGAGTTGGCGCGGCGGGCGTCAAGGGGCCGCGACGAGGGCGCCGTCTTCCAGCCCAAGGACATGGAGGCGTGGCCCGAGGTGGTCAAGCTCGGCGCCCTCCGCGACATGGCGGCGCGGTGCCTCGTGTCTGGCGACTACCTCAAGGGGCCCGAGTACGCCGTCGAGGCGCTCGCGCTCTGCAGTTTCATGCGTCTCTACAGCATCGACGGGGAGACGGACCCGATGCTGTGGGCCGGCGTCGGCACCGCCATCAGGCTTGCGCAGCATCTGGGTTACCACCGAGATCCTCGGCACCTGTCCTCTACTGCGGCAGTCGGCGGCCGTGGTCAGGAACGCCCGGCGTTGTCTGTGTTTGCGGGAGAGATGCGCCGGAGAAC ATGGTATGTTCTCGAAGCCTTTGACTTCCTCCTCTCCTTCCGCTACGGAGTTCCCACCGTCATACATGGAGACGACACCGACACCGATGGCCCTACCAACCTGATAGACACCGACTTTGACGAGCACACAACGGTGCTGCCGGCGGAACGGCCCAGCACTGACCCGACGAACATGCTGTACATCTGCTACAAGTCCAAGTCGATCCGGCTAGCCCGCCGCCTGGTGCGCCACACCatccggcagcagcagcagcagcatcaggaGCAACAAGACATAGCCTCGTCGCCATCGTACCAGCAGACCATGGCCCTCGACGCCGAGCTGCGCGCCCACCTCACCAACATGCCACCGAGCCTCCGGCTCATCCTGCCCATCTGCGAGCACGCGCCACTGACCGATACGCCGCCGCGCATCATCCATCGCGTCGCGGCAGACCTCATGTACCACAAGTCCGTGTGCGTCCTGCACCGCGCCTACCTGActtgtggcggcggcggcggaaggTTGCCGGATCCAAGCGTCGAGTACTCGCGCACGGCATGCCGCGCCTCTGCGCTGCGCATCTTAAAAGTCCAGGCCGAGATCGAAAGGGAGATGAGGCCCGGCGGCCGCCTGCACGGCGAGGATTACCTGTTGGGCGGCGTCGTCAAGCACGATTTCCTGCTTGCCGCGACCATCATGTGTCTGGACTTGGTCGAGTCGTCGTCTTGTGGGAGTACAAG TCTCGATGACCAACTGGAAAAGCTCGAGGTGCTGGAGATGACGTACGGATTCTGGTACAGCCGCCGGCACTCATCCCGGGACACGACGTACGCCGTCAAAGTCCTGGGTGCGATCATAGCCAAGGTAAAGAGGACCAACAAGGAGCTTGCTGGGTCCACGGCAAGACAATggcgacagcagcagcagcaacagcagcagcagcagccgccgcaaccgcagccgcagcaacAGGATTCGCAGTGGCTGGCCACTATTACATCGTCATTGTCACCCCCGGTGCCGTCTTCAGGACAAGCAGGGCTCGTAGCTGCCGCTCCGGAAACATTCCACATACAAGATTCAATGTATGATTTGCCGTTGGACGATGACTTCCTCGCTATAAATGCCGAGGATATCGATTGG GACATGATCGACTCGTTTCTTCTAGATCGCCAGTCAACGCTTGATCCGCGTCAAGAGTCTCAAGACTGGCTGGCTTTCGGTCCGATATGA
- a CDS encoding nodulation protein L — MATFTALNGGSPKALDIVNGGVASEMKRSGSEELPRTEAVAPRSQREPTNNKASRPADDVSPSRTAAAETDRERAKQNAAELDERERQRENRAGPASTVDRPRHPSTGFSDVDSGALKRKRSNSPDTRSTAEPAHRETSEPKEGQAQSRPRSRDQSSFSPQKNHATYAETGHERRNGQEQSVRKSLFGPPGARDDWGPNYEQAHSAIPSSAISEVDPMGDSLARATQRISNDDERASPDDMDDSPMTPYPSGSYNAEQQRDGLVHSDPKKRKRNFSNRTKTGCLTCRKRKKKCDEAKPECSNCIRGGFVCAGYPPQRGTWPKPESKPTTVQIESKDPTYIPPGAYGMPQSGFPPIAAPAIMPPQKREPLPSYRGQQLRIETPHQRLLSDDERAPAPLPMPVVTTASEGKLSAFHNSTVTNLLPTPISARTPHELLNPHPEYQTPKRVPPLHDLTRTDSDLQKSGPIPKINVTHDRVHRSSSPPKSAATVQATAQMALSHTFAAPTRPKREKEEMVSGNPFNPYDKELVLERERCLTAVWRFNNSTNPTTGVSPTERSRLFKDILQPSEPIQMTPNMVSPVSQTGHIGNGVVVEAPFHCDYGYNITIKDNVFIGRNTSISDSAAVIVGDNTYIGPSVQIHTATLSTDPRRRNGALSQQTAQPVTIHDNVFIGANVTILPGVTIGAGSTIGAGSVVTRDIPSQSVAYGSPARVRRQIAFAS, encoded by the exons ATGGCTACTTTCACTGCACTGAATGGCGGCTCGCCAAAGGCATTGGACATCGTGAATGGCGGTGTTGCCAGCGAGATGAAGAGGTCCGGATCAGAGGAACTGCCACGAACCGAGGCTGTCGCGCCGAGATCTCAGCGAGAACCCACCAACAACAAAGCATCAAGACCGGCAGACGACGTGAGTCCGTCTAGGACAGCAGCTGCTGAGACCGACAGGGAACGTGCGAAGCAAAATGCAGCGGAACTTGATGAGCGGGAGCGGCAAAGGGAGAACCGGGCAGGTCCCGCTTCAACTGTCGACCGGCCGCGTCATCCTTCGACCGGCTTTTCTGATGTCGACAGCGGCGCACTAAAACGCAAGAGATCTAATTCACCAGACACCCGCTCAACCGCGGAACCCGCTCATCGAGAAACGTCCGAACCCAAGGAAGGTCAGGCGCAATCTCGCCCCCGCTCACGTGATCAAAGCAGTTTCAGTCCCCAAAAGAACCACGCGACGTACGCAGAGACCGGCCACGAGAGGAGGAACGGGCAGGAGCAAAGCGTGAGGAAGTCTCTTTTTGGGCCTCCGGGAGCCAGGGATGATTGGGGACCAAACTATGAGCAGGCCCATTCTGCAATTCCAAGCTCTGCCATCAGCGAGGTAGACCCCATGGGTGACAGCCTTGCCAGGGCGACGCAGCGCATAAGCAATGACGATGAGAGGGCCAGCCCTGATGATATGGATGATTCACCCATGACGCCTTACCCAAGCGGCTCATACAATGCCGAACAGCAACGCGATGGGCTAGTTCATTCGGATCCCAAGAAGAGAAAGCGCAACTTTAGCAATCGGACCAAGACAGGCTGCCTTACCTGCAGGAAACGCAAAAAGAAGTGTGACGAGGCCAAACCTGAAT GCAGTAACTGCATCCGAGGCGGTTTCGTCTGCGCCGGATACCCTCCGCAGCGCGGTACCTGGCCAAAACCTGAGAGCAAACCGACGACAGTCCAGATTGAGAGCAAGGACCCGACGTACATCCCACCCGGGGCATACGGCATGCCCCAATCGGGATTTCCCCCAATTGCTGCGCCAGCCATAATGCCTCCACAGAAACGCGAGCCTCTCCCCTCGTACCGTGGCCAACAGCTGCGGATAGAAACGCCGCACCAGCGCCTTCTGTCCGATGACGAGCGGGCCCCTGCCCCCTTACCGATGCCAGTTGTGACCACGGCCTCTGAAGGCAAGTTGTCGGCATTTCACAACTCGACAGTCACAAACCTTCTCCCTACTCCCATCAGTGCCCGCACACCGCATGAACTTCTGAACCCACATCCCGAATATCAGACACCAAAGAGAGTCCCACCATTGCACGACCTTACTCGGACAGATTCAGACCTGCAAAAGTCGGGCCCGATCCCCAAGATCAACGTGACCCACGACAGGGTCCACAGGTCATCGAGTCCTCCAAAGTCTGCAGCCACGGTCCAGGCCACAGCACAAATGGCCCTCTCACACACATTCGCCGCGCCGACTCGTCCAAAGCGGGAGAAGGAGGAGATGGTCTCGGGCAATCCCTTCAACCCCTATGACAAGGAACTTGTTCTAGAGCGTGAGAGGTGTTTGACTGCTGTGTGGCGGTTCAACAACTCGACCAATCCTACCACCGGGGTGTCGCCAACGGAGAGAAGCCGCTTATTCAAAGACATTCTCCAGCCGAGCGAACCAATTCAGATGACTCCAAACATGGTTTCACCCGTCTCACAGACGGGCCACATCGGCAATGGTGTTGTGGTTGAGGCGCCATTTCACTGCGATTATGGCTACAACATCACAATCAAGGACAACGTTTTTATCGGGAGAAACACATCAATCAGTGACTCGGCCGCGGTGATCGTCGGGGATAACACCTATATCGGACCCAGCGTCCAGATCCACACTGCAACGCTTTCGACAGACCCACGGCGCCGCAACGGCGCACTCAGCCAGCAGACGGCCCAGCCAGTGACGATCCACGACAACGTATTTATCGGCGCAAACGTCACGATTCTTCCCGGTGTCACCATTGGAGCTGGCAGTACCATCGGAGCTGGGTCTGTTGTCACTAGG GATATACCCTCGCAAAGCGTAGCCTATGGCAGTCCGGCTAGAGTCAGGAGGCAGATTGCATTTGCATCTTGA